One genomic region from Chlamydia poikilotherma encodes:
- a CDS encoding bifunctional riboflavin kinase/FAD synthetase, which produces METFYSLISIPHSVDSITIGFFDGCHLGHKQLLTALSSFPGTSGIITFDLHPQAILQPLNPKLITSTKERFLLLQDFSIDYLYILPFTKDFANQSAENFILSLHQTLRCKRLILGYDSRLGKGGQGNATTLQPLTKSLGIEIIEIPPYKIDNEIVSSKKIRQFLTEGDLDNANRHLGYSYKYIGKIERGYGLGTKLGVATINLPQEQCLLPYGVYACEIEHCTTSYQGIMNLGEAPTVGRDFLCLEAHLFNFSGNLYGETVSVTPKKFLRKEKKFPSREDLSTAIHKDMIDAKIFFNTNYVRKA; this is translated from the coding sequence ATGGAAACATTCTATAGTTTAATATCGATCCCCCATTCTGTGGATTCTATAACTATAGGTTTTTTTGATGGTTGTCATTTAGGTCATAAACAGCTGCTTACTGCCCTATCTTCTTTCCCTGGGACATCGGGAATAATTACCTTCGATTTACATCCTCAAGCGATTTTACAACCACTCAATCCTAAGCTAATTACAAGTACAAAAGAAAGGTTCCTCCTTTTACAAGATTTCTCTATAGATTATTTATATATTCTTCCTTTTACGAAGGATTTTGCTAATCAATCTGCTGAAAATTTCATACTTTCCCTACATCAGACCTTAAGATGTAAACGTTTAATATTAGGATATGATTCTAGATTGGGCAAGGGAGGACAAGGAAATGCCACAACATTGCAACCTCTGACAAAATCTTTAGGAATCGAAATTATCGAGATACCTCCATATAAAATTGATAATGAGATAGTTTCTAGTAAAAAAATTCGCCAATTTTTAACAGAAGGCGATCTAGATAATGCGAACCGGCATTTAGGATATTCCTATAAATATATAGGAAAAATCGAAAGAGGTTATGGTTTGGGAACAAAATTAGGAGTTGCCACTATTAACCTTCCTCAAGAGCAGTGCTTGCTGCCTTACGGAGTATATGCATGTGAAATAGAACATTGTACTACCTCATATCAAGGAATTATGAATCTTGGAGAAGCTCCTACAGTAGGTAGGGATTTCCTATGCTTAGAAGCCCATCTATTTAATTTTTCTGGGAACTTATATGGCGAGACAGTTTCTGTAACTCCTAAGAAATTCCTTCGGAAAGAAAAAAAATTTCCTTCTAGAGAAGATTTATCAACAGCTATTCATAAAGACATGATTGATGCGAAAATATTTTTTAATACTAATTATGTAAGAAAAGCATAA
- the infB gene encoding translation initiation factor IF-2 codes for MEKAKLTKNLKLKIKNAQLTKAAGLDKLKQKLAQAGSSDTKNSSEKPSTKVPEKVTKEKVVKKKSVVDPSVPTMTEPVSTEISPRRIRAKNRSSFVSEDLNTSSSVAEDSDAAMLSDSAIEESDSFVDGEQEISESTPSSAVEEPEAIAKEPPAPKKEPEVVVKKEPPRNVVSIKSNFGPTGKHINHLLAKTFKAPKKEDKPVPKERTGTPQAKPQQSSETTNDKQHSPNNRTSQPFYRRDMSKKPGSDFRDRAKKDDNPKAFTGRDRYGLNDSSDDDKWRKKRVQKTKKHYDEHTIQRPTHIKVPLPITIKDLAAEMKLKASELIQKMFIHGMTYVVNDIVDNETTVQFIGLEFGCTIDIDSSEQDKLCIESNTVKEEIQETDPRKLIIRPPIVAFMGHVDHGKTTLIDSLRKTNVAAVEAGAITQHMGAFCCSTPVGNLTILDTPGHEAFSAMRARGAEVCDIIVLVVAGDEGIKEQTLEAVKHARAANITIVVAINKCDKPNFNAETIYRQLSEIELLPEAWGGTTVTINTSAKTGEGLSELLEMLALQAEVLELKANPSARARGIVIESELHKGLGAVATILVQNGTLNLGEALVFNDCYGKVKTMHNEHNQLMTAATPSVPALITGLSSMPKAGDPFVVVKSEKTAKEIIGARLAGQQKFALQKKRPNFDAMLQNKKILKLIIKADVQGSIEALANSILKIVSDKVSAEILSNSVGEISESDIRLAAASKAVIIGFHTGIESHAESLIKNLGVKVQLFNIIYHAVDAVKEMMTALLDPIAEEKNLGAAEIKETFKSSQLGTIYGCLVSEGIMTRNQKVRVVRDNEVIWKGNLSSLKRIKEDVREVKKGLECGILLEGYQHAQVGDILQCYEVIYHPQKL; via the coding sequence ATGGAGAAGGCAAAGTTGACGAAAAACCTAAAATTGAAGATTAAAAACGCTCAATTAACGAAAGCTGCTGGATTAGACAAGTTAAAGCAAAAATTAGCTCAGGCAGGATCTTCAGACACGAAAAACTCTTCAGAAAAGCCTTCAACAAAGGTTCCTGAAAAAGTTACAAAAGAAAAAGTCGTGAAGAAAAAGAGTGTTGTAGATCCAAGTGTGCCTACGATGACTGAGCCCGTCTCTACTGAAATTTCTCCACGTAGAATTCGAGCTAAAAATCGTTCATCATTTGTGTCTGAGGATTTAAATACTTCTTCCTCAGTTGCAGAGGATTCTGACGCTGCTATGTTGTCGGATTCTGCAATAGAAGAATCGGATTCTTTCGTAGATGGAGAGCAAGAAATCTCAGAGTCAACTCCTTCTTCTGCAGTTGAAGAACCTGAAGCAATTGCTAAAGAGCCTCCTGCTCCGAAAAAAGAGCCTGAAGTTGTAGTTAAAAAAGAGCCTCCCAGGAATGTTGTTTCTATAAAATCTAATTTTGGACCTACTGGGAAGCATATTAATCATTTGTTAGCTAAAACGTTTAAAGCTCCAAAAAAAGAGGACAAGCCCGTTCCAAAAGAACGAACAGGAACACCTCAGGCAAAGCCTCAGCAATCTTCTGAGACTACAAACGATAAACAACATTCTCCAAATAATCGGACATCTCAACCATTTTACCGTAGAGACATGTCCAAAAAACCAGGATCTGATTTTAGAGATCGTGCGAAAAAAGATGACAATCCTAAAGCATTTACTGGAAGAGATCGCTATGGACTGAATGATAGTAGCGACGATGATAAGTGGAGAAAAAAACGTGTTCAGAAAACAAAAAAACACTATGACGAACACACTATACAACGGCCTACGCACATTAAAGTACCTCTGCCTATCACGATCAAAGATCTTGCAGCAGAGATGAAGCTCAAGGCTTCTGAGCTTATTCAGAAGATGTTTATTCATGGTATGACTTATGTTGTAAACGATATTGTGGATAATGAAACAACTGTGCAATTTATTGGTTTAGAGTTTGGTTGTACAATCGATATCGATTCATCCGAACAAGATAAACTCTGTATTGAAAGTAATACTGTTAAAGAAGAAATCCAAGAAACAGATCCACGCAAACTGATTATTCGCCCGCCCATTGTAGCTTTTATGGGTCACGTTGATCATGGAAAAACTACTTTGATTGACTCATTAAGAAAAACTAATGTAGCAGCTGTAGAAGCTGGAGCTATTACTCAACACATGGGAGCCTTCTGTTGTTCAACACCTGTTGGTAATCTTACTATCCTAGATACCCCTGGCCACGAAGCTTTTTCTGCTATGAGAGCTCGCGGAGCAGAAGTTTGTGACATTATCGTTCTCGTAGTTGCTGGTGATGAAGGAATTAAAGAACAAACATTAGAAGCTGTCAAACATGCTCGAGCTGCAAATATTACAATCGTTGTAGCTATTAATAAGTGCGATAAACCCAATTTTAATGCAGAAACTATTTACAGACAGCTTTCTGAAATCGAACTATTGCCAGAAGCTTGGGGCGGCACAACTGTAACAATTAATACCTCTGCGAAAACTGGGGAAGGTTTATCTGAACTTTTAGAAATGCTTGCTCTACAAGCAGAAGTTTTGGAACTCAAAGCTAACCCATCTGCTCGTGCTCGCGGAATCGTTATTGAATCTGAGCTACATAAAGGCTTAGGTGCGGTTGCGACTATCTTAGTACAAAACGGAACTCTTAATCTTGGTGAAGCATTAGTCTTTAACGATTGCTACGGTAAAGTTAAAACAATGCATAACGAGCATAATCAGCTAATGACCGCGGCTACCCCTTCCGTTCCTGCTTTAATCACTGGATTATCTAGCATGCCAAAAGCTGGTGATCCTTTCGTAGTTGTTAAGAGCGAAAAAACAGCTAAAGAAATCATTGGAGCTAGACTTGCCGGTCAACAAAAATTTGCCTTGCAGAAAAAACGTCCTAATTTTGACGCTATGTTGCAAAATAAAAAAATATTGAAACTGATTATCAAAGCCGATGTTCAAGGATCTATCGAAGCTTTAGCCAATTCTATCTTAAAGATCGTATCCGATAAAGTGAGTGCAGAAATTCTTTCTAATAGCGTTGGAGAGATTTCTGAATCAGATATCCGTTTGGCTGCAGCGTCTAAAGCCGTTATCATTGGTTTCCACACTGGGATAGAAAGTCACGCCGAATCTCTAATCAAGAACTTAGGGGTGAAGGTTCAACTATTTAATATTATCTACCACGCTGTAGATGCTGTTAAGGAAATGATGACAGCATTACTTGACCCTATTGCTGAAGAGAAAAATCTAGGTGCTGCCGAAATCAAAGAAACCTTTAAATCTTCCCAATTAGGTACAATTTATGGTTGTTTGGTTTCTGAAGGTATAATGACTAGAAATCAAAAAGTTCGTGTTGTACGTGATAATGAAGTTATTTGGAAGGGCAACTTATCCTCTCTAAAACGAATTAAAGAAGACGTTAGAGAAGTTAAGAAAGGGCTTGAATGTGGTATTTTATTAGAGGGATATCAACATGCTCAGGTAGGCGATATTCTACAATGCTACGAAGTAATCTATCATCCACAAAAACTTTAA
- the rbfA gene encoding 30S ribosome-binding factor RbfA encodes MTENRRIKKVNSLLREAIANVILKDVKHPKISNRWITVTRVCLSKDLHAARVYVSIMPHENTSAETLEALKASAGYIGYKASKGVVLKYFPEIHFYLEDIFSPQDHIENLLWKIREQDKN; translated from the coding sequence ATGACTGAAAATAGACGTATAAAAAAGGTTAATTCATTACTTCGTGAAGCGATTGCCAATGTGATCTTAAAAGATGTAAAGCACCCGAAAATTTCGAATCGTTGGATTACAGTTACTAGGGTGTGTTTATCTAAAGACTTACATGCAGCTCGTGTCTATGTTTCAATTATGCCTCACGAAAATACATCAGCAGAAACTTTGGAAGCGTTAAAAGCATCAGCAGGATATATTGGTTATAAAGCTTCTAAAGGCGTTGTACTTAAGTATTTTCCTGAGATACATTTTTATCTCGAAGATATTTTTTCTCCACAAGATCATATAGAAAACTTGCTCTGGAAAATACGAGAACAAGATAAGAATTAA
- the sctV gene encoding type III secretion system export apparatus subunit SctV, producing the protein MNKLLNFVSRTFGGEAALNMINKSSDLILALWMIGVVLMIILPLPPTIVDLMITINLAVSVFLLMVALYIPSALQLSVFPSLLLITTMFRLGINISSSRQILLKAYAGHVIQAFGDFVVGGNYVVGFIIFLIITIIQFIVVTKGAERVAEVAARFRLDAMPGKQMAIDADLRAGMIDAQQARDKRGMIQKESELYGAMDGAMKFIKGDVIAGIVISLINIVGGLTIGVAMHGMDLAQAAHVYTLLSIGDGLVSQIPSLLISLTAGIVTTRVSSDKNTNLGKEISSQLVKEPRALLLASAATLGVGFFKGFPLWSFSILSFIFGLLGVILLAKKNNTTKKGASGASTTVGAAADGAATAGDNPDDYALTLPVILELGKDLSKLIQNRTKSGQSFIDDMIPKMRQALYQDIGIRYPGIHVRTDSPSLEGYDYMILLNEVPYVRGKVPPNHVLTNEVEENLKRYNLPFLTYKNAAGLPSAWVSEDAKAILEKAAIKYWTPLEVIILHLSYFFHRSSQEFLGIQEVRSMIEFMERSFPDLVKEVTRLIPLQKLTEIFKRLVQEQISIKDLRTILESLSEWAQTEKDTVLLTEYVRSSLKLYISFKFSQGQSAISVYLLDPEIEEMIRGAIKQTSAGSYLALDPDSVNLILKSMRNTITPTPPGGQPPVLLTAIDVRRYVRKLIETEFPDIAVISYQEILPEIRIQPLGRIQIF; encoded by the coding sequence ATGAACAAGCTACTCAATTTTGTTAGTAGAACCTTTGGGGGAGAAGCTGCCCTAAACATGATCAATAAATCCAGCGACCTCATCCTTGCTCTATGGATGATTGGCGTTGTTTTAATGATCATCTTGCCCCTACCTCCGACTATTGTCGACCTGATGATCACTATCAACTTAGCGGTTTCTGTCTTCTTATTGATGGTGGCTTTATATATTCCTAGCGCGTTGCAGTTATCAGTTTTCCCATCTCTACTCTTAATTACAACGATGTTTCGTTTGGGAATTAATATTTCTTCGTCGAGACAAATTCTTCTTAAAGCTTATGCGGGTCACGTCATTCAAGCTTTCGGAGACTTTGTCGTTGGAGGGAACTACGTTGTTGGATTTATTATCTTCTTAATCATTACAATTATTCAGTTTATCGTTGTTACTAAAGGTGCTGAGCGTGTTGCCGAGGTTGCTGCGAGATTCCGATTAGACGCTATGCCTGGTAAGCAGATGGCTATTGACGCGGATTTGCGAGCAGGAATGATTGATGCACAACAAGCTCGTGATAAACGAGGAATGATTCAGAAGGAAAGTGAGCTTTATGGAGCCATGGATGGTGCTATGAAGTTCATTAAAGGAGACGTTATCGCAGGTATCGTTATCTCCTTAATTAATATCGTTGGCGGTTTGACTATTGGCGTAGCTATGCACGGAATGGATCTCGCTCAAGCTGCACACGTTTACACCCTTTTATCTATTGGTGATGGTTTAGTCTCTCAGATTCCTTCACTACTTATCTCCTTAACTGCTGGTATTGTGACTACTCGTGTTTCTAGCGATAAAAACACGAATTTAGGTAAAGAGATTTCTTCTCAGTTAGTTAAGGAACCTAGAGCATTGCTTTTAGCTTCTGCAGCAACTTTAGGTGTGGGATTCTTCAAAGGATTCCCGCTTTGGTCCTTCTCGATTCTATCTTTTATCTTTGGTCTTCTTGGCGTTATTCTTCTTGCCAAGAAAAACAATACCACTAAAAAAGGAGCATCGGGAGCATCAACAACAGTAGGAGCTGCTGCTGACGGAGCAGCAACAGCTGGTGACAATCCAGACGATTATGCACTAACCCTACCGGTAATTTTAGAGTTAGGTAAAGATCTATCTAAATTAATTCAAAATAGAACAAAATCAGGGCAAAGCTTTATCGACGATATGATTCCTAAAATGCGTCAGGCTCTCTATCAAGATATAGGTATTCGTTATCCAGGAATTCACGTACGTACGGATTCTCCTTCTCTAGAAGGATACGACTATATGATCCTTCTTAATGAAGTTCCCTATGTTCGAGGAAAGGTTCCCCCAAATCACGTGTTAACTAATGAAGTAGAAGAGAATCTCAAGAGATATAATCTTCCTTTCTTAACTTATAAAAATGCTGCAGGCCTACCTTCTGCTTGGGTTAGTGAAGATGCTAAAGCTATTTTAGAAAAAGCAGCGATTAAATACTGGACGCCTTTAGAGGTAATTATTCTCCATCTTTCGTACTTCTTCCATAGAAGTTCTCAAGAGTTCTTGGGAATTCAAGAAGTGCGTTCTATGATTGAATTTATGGAACGTTCGTTTCCTGATCTTGTTAAAGAAGTTACTCGACTTATTCCTCTACAAAAGCTTACTGAGATTTTCAAACGTTTAGTCCAAGAACAAATATCTATTAAAGATTTGCGTACAATTTTAGAATCATTGAGTGAATGGGCACAAACAGAAAAAGATACTGTATTACTTACTGAATACGTACGTTCTTCTCTTAAACTCTATATTAGCTTTAAATTTTCTCAGGGCCAGTCCGCTATTTCTGTTTATTTATTAGATCCAGAAATTGAAGAGATGATTCGTGGAGCGATTAAGCAAACCTCTGCAGGATCTTATCTTGCTTTAGATCCCGATTCCGTAAACCTCATCTTAAAATCTATGAGAAATACGATTACACCAACACCTCCCGGAGGTCAACCCCCTGTGCTGTTGACAGCAATTGACGTAAGACGATATGTAAGGAAATTAATAGAAACAGAATTCCCCGATATTGCTGTGATTTCATATCAAGAGATTCTCCCTGAGATTCGTATCCAGCCATTAGGAAGAATTCAAATTTTCTAA
- the truB gene encoding tRNA pseudouridine(55) synthase TruB — MELATELKEGILLVDKPQGRTSFSLIRTLTKSIGVKKIGHAGTLDPFATGVMVMLIGRKFTRLSDVLLFEDKEYAAVAHLGTTTDSYDCDGKIVGRSKKVPTYEQIIEASQYFQGEIQQIPPMFSAKKINGKKLYEYARQGLSIERRQSTVQVSLQITKYEYPLLHFSVQCSKGTYIRSIAHELGNMLGCGAYLEELRRLRSGSFSIDQCIDGCLLDCPEFDISPYLRDFNGNIL; from the coding sequence ATGGAACTTGCTACAGAACTTAAAGAAGGTATCCTTCTAGTAGATAAGCCTCAAGGAAGAACTTCATTTAGTCTCATTCGCACTTTAACAAAATCAATCGGAGTAAAAAAAATTGGTCATGCGGGGACTCTCGATCCTTTTGCTACAGGCGTGATGGTCATGTTAATAGGTCGTAAATTTACACGACTTTCTGATGTTTTGTTATTTGAAGATAAAGAATATGCTGCAGTTGCCCATCTAGGCACAACTACGGATTCTTATGATTGCGATGGTAAAATTGTTGGTAGGTCAAAAAAGGTGCCAACCTATGAACAAATAATCGAAGCTTCGCAATATTTTCAGGGAGAAATCCAACAAATCCCTCCAATGTTTTCTGCAAAAAAGATCAATGGGAAAAAACTCTATGAATACGCCCGACAAGGGTTATCAATAGAGCGTCGCCAATCTACAGTTCAGGTAAGTCTACAAATTACAAAATACGAATATCCCTTATTACATTTTTCTGTGCAGTGTAGTAAAGGAACTTATATTCGTAGTATTGCTCATGAACTAGGAAACATGTTAGGCTGTGGAGCTTATTTGGAAGAACTCAGACGTTTACGTAGTGGAAGTTTTTCTATAGATCAATGTATTGACGGTTGTCTTTTAGACTGTCCTGAATTTGACATATCTCCTTACCTAAGAGACTTCAATGGAAACATTCTATAG
- the ychF gene encoding redox-regulated ATPase YchF: MGHTECGIVGLPNVGKSGLFNALTGAQVASYNYPFCTIDPNIGIVPVIDNRLDILAKMSQSQKIIYADMKFVDIAGLVKGAADGAGLGNRFLSHIRETHAIAHVVRCFDNDDVTHVSGKIDPSDDISVINLELIFSDFSSATSIRSKLEKQAKGKKDLGIVLPLLDRVIKHLESGQPVRTLDLSYEEEVQLKPYPFLTAKPMLYIANIGEDSIATMHNDYVAVVQEIAKKENAQVVPICVQLEEEVISLPTEERQDFLNSLGLEESGLNRLVRASYQTLGLISYFTTGPQETRAWTIPIGSSASEAAGQIHTDIQKGFIRAEVVTLEDMITYDGRTGVREAGKLRAEGRDYIVQDGDIMLFLHN, translated from the coding sequence ATGGGGCATACAGAGTGTGGGATCGTAGGACTTCCTAATGTAGGTAAGTCAGGGCTATTTAATGCCCTTACTGGAGCACAAGTAGCTTCTTATAACTATCCCTTTTGTACAATTGATCCAAATATCGGTATTGTTCCGGTTATCGATAATCGTCTAGATATTTTGGCTAAGATGAGCCAAAGTCAGAAGATTATTTATGCTGATATGAAATTTGTTGATATCGCAGGTTTAGTAAAAGGAGCCGCAGACGGTGCCGGATTAGGAAATAGATTTCTTTCTCATATTCGCGAGACTCATGCTATAGCTCATGTTGTTCGTTGTTTTGATAATGATGACGTTACCCATGTATCTGGAAAGATAGATCCTAGTGACGATATTTCAGTCATAAATTTAGAGTTAATTTTCTCTGATTTCTCTTCAGCAACAAGTATTCGTAGTAAATTAGAAAAGCAAGCCAAGGGTAAAAAAGACCTCGGGATTGTCTTACCTTTATTAGATAGGGTGATTAAGCATTTAGAAAGCGGTCAGCCTGTACGTACTTTAGATTTGTCTTATGAAGAGGAGGTACAGTTAAAGCCTTATCCATTTTTAACAGCGAAGCCTATGTTATATATAGCCAATATAGGAGAGGATTCTATAGCAACTATGCATAATGATTATGTTGCTGTTGTTCAAGAGATTGCTAAGAAGGAAAATGCTCAAGTAGTTCCAATTTGTGTCCAATTGGAGGAAGAAGTGATCTCTTTGCCCACGGAAGAGCGTCAGGATTTTTTAAATAGTTTAGGTCTTGAGGAATCGGGCTTGAATCGACTAGTGCGTGCTTCCTACCAAACACTTGGATTGATTTCGTACTTTACAACCGGACCGCAAGAAACTCGAGCTTGGACTATTCCTATAGGATCTTCGGCTTCAGAAGCCGCAGGGCAGATTCATACAGATATTCAAAAAGGATTCATTCGTGCAGAGGTTGTTACTCTTGAAGATATGATAACGTATGACGGTCGTACAGGAGTTCGTGAAGCTGGTAAATTACGCGCAGAAGGTAGAGATTATATCGTTCAAGACGGCGACATTATGCTTTTCTTACATAATTAG
- the sctU gene encoding type III secretion system export apparatus subunit SctU: MGEKTEKATPKRLRDARKKGQVAKSQDFPSAVTFIVSMFTTFYLSSFFAKHLGSFLVSIFKEAPTNHDPRVTLYYLHSCLTLILTTSLPLLGAVGFVGILVGFLVVGPTFSTEVFKPDLKKFNPIENLKQKFKVKTLIELLKSILKIFGAALILYVTLKNRVPLIIETAGVSPIVIAVIFKQILYKAVTSIGIFFLVVAVLDLVYQRKNFAKELKMEKFEVKQEFKDTEGNPEIKGRRRQIAQEIAYEDTSSQIKHASAVVSNPKDIAVAIGYMPEKYKAPWIIAMGINLRAKRIITEAEKYGIPIMRNVPLAHQLWDEGKELKFIPESTYEAIGEILLYITSLNAQNPNNKNINQPDNL, translated from the coding sequence ATGGGTGAAAAAACAGAAAAGGCGACCCCGAAGCGTCTTAGAGACGCTAGAAAAAAAGGCCAGGTAGCAAAATCTCAGGATTTTCCTTCCGCGGTGACTTTTATCGTTTCGATGTTCACAACATTTTATTTATCGTCATTTTTCGCAAAACATCTTGGTAGTTTTTTAGTTTCTATTTTTAAGGAAGCTCCTACAAATCACGATCCTAGAGTCACGTTATACTATTTACATAGCTGCTTAACTTTAATTCTTACGACTTCTCTTCCATTACTTGGAGCAGTAGGCTTTGTTGGTATTCTTGTTGGATTTCTTGTTGTAGGCCCAACTTTTTCTACCGAGGTTTTCAAACCCGACTTAAAAAAGTTCAATCCTATTGAAAATTTAAAACAAAAATTTAAAGTAAAGACTTTAATCGAATTACTAAAGTCTATTTTAAAAATTTTTGGTGCCGCCTTAATTCTGTACGTTACACTAAAAAACCGTGTGCCGTTGATTATAGAAACTGCAGGAGTCTCTCCAATTGTTATTGCCGTCATCTTTAAACAGATACTTTATAAAGCGGTCACATCAATTGGTATTTTTTTCTTAGTCGTTGCCGTTCTTGACTTAGTGTATCAAAGAAAGAACTTTGCTAAAGAACTAAAAATGGAAAAGTTTGAGGTTAAACAGGAATTTAAGGATACAGAAGGTAATCCGGAGATCAAGGGACGCCGTCGTCAAATTGCTCAAGAAATCGCTTATGAAGATACCTCTTCTCAAATTAAGCATGCGAGTGCGGTAGTCTCTAATCCTAAGGACATAGCTGTAGCTATCGGTTATATGCCGGAAAAATATAAAGCTCCATGGATTATTGCTATGGGAATTAATTTACGTGCAAAAAGAATCATCACAGAAGCTGAAAAATATGGTATTCCTATCATGAGGAATGTGCCTTTGGCGCATCAGCTTTGGGATGAAGGAAAAGAGTTGAAGTTTATTCCAGAGTCGACGTATGAAGCTATTGGAGAAATCCTTCTCTACATCACTTCTCTTAATGCACAAAATCCTAACAATAAAAATATTAACCAACCCGATAATCTATAA
- the nusA gene encoding transcription termination factor NusA → MNKDLVAIFDYMEKEKGIQRPVIIGAIESALKIAAKKTLRDDANVSVNINSRTGDIEVFCEKEIVEVCENPSKEIPLDKAREYDPECQVGQYMDVPFVSEHFGRIAAHAARQIIGQKLRHAERDVVYEEYRHRVNEILSGVVKRFAKGSNLVIDLGKVEGLLPARCYPKTEKHKVGDKIYALLYEVQESENGGAEVILSRSHPEFVKQLFLQEVPELEEGSVEIVKIAREAGYRTKLAVSSSDPKTDPVGAFVGMRGSRVKNIIRELNDEKIDIVNYSPVSTELLQNLLCPIEIQKIAILEDDKVIAIVVQDADYATVIGKRGINARLISQILDYELEVQRMSEYNKLLEIQRLQLAEFDNPQLDEPLDMEGISKLVVQNLVHAGYDTIRKVLLASANDLASVPGISLELAYKILEQVSKYGEGKVDEKPKIED, encoded by the coding sequence ATGAATAAAGATCTTGTAGCTATTTTTGACTACATGGAGAAGGAAAAAGGAATTCAACGCCCTGTTATCATAGGTGCCATTGAATCAGCCTTAAAAATTGCAGCAAAAAAAACACTAAGAGATGATGCTAACGTTTCTGTAAATATTAATTCTCGAACTGGTGATATAGAAGTCTTCTGCGAGAAAGAAATCGTAGAAGTATGTGAGAATCCTAGTAAAGAGATTCCTTTGGACAAAGCTAGAGAGTATGATCCTGAATGCCAGGTCGGGCAATATATGGACGTCCCCTTTGTTTCTGAGCATTTCGGAAGAATCGCTGCTCATGCAGCCCGACAAATTATCGGTCAAAAACTACGTCATGCTGAAAGAGATGTTGTCTATGAAGAGTATCGACATAGGGTCAATGAAATCCTTTCTGGTGTCGTCAAACGATTTGCCAAAGGATCAAATTTAGTCATAGATTTAGGAAAAGTTGAAGGACTTCTACCCGCCCGTTGTTATCCAAAAACAGAAAAACACAAAGTCGGTGATAAGATTTACGCTTTATTATACGAAGTTCAAGAATCTGAAAATGGTGGTGCTGAAGTTATTCTTAGCCGTAGCCATCCCGAATTTGTTAAACAACTTTTCTTACAAGAAGTTCCAGAACTGGAAGAAGGTTCTGTAGAAATTGTTAAAATTGCTCGTGAAGCAGGCTACAGAACTAAATTAGCTGTAAGCTCATCCGATCCCAAAACAGATCCTGTAGGAGCTTTTGTTGGAATGAGAGGTTCTCGAGTGAAGAATATCATTCGAGAGCTAAACGACGAGAAAATAGATATTGTAAACTATTCTCCCGTAAGCACAGAATTGTTACAAAATTTGCTTTGCCCCATAGAAATTCAAAAGATTGCGATCTTAGAAGATGACAAGGTTATTGCTATAGTCGTTCAAGATGCTGATTATGCAACAGTAATCGGTAAGCGAGGAATTAACGCTCGATTAATTAGTCAAATTTTAGATTACGAGCTCGAAGTCCAACGTATGAGCGAATACAATAAACTATTAGAAATTCAACGCCTACAGTTAGCGGAATTTGATAATCCTCAGTTAGATGAGCCGCTAGATATGGAAGGCATTAGTAAGTTGGTTGTCCAGAATCTTGTACACGCAGGATACGACACGATCAGAAAGGTATTATTAGCTAGTGCTAATGATCTTGCTTCTGTTCCTGGAATCAGTTTAGAACTTGCTTATAAGATCCTTGAGCAAGTCAGCAAATATGGAGAAGGCAAAGTTGACGAAAAACCTAAAATTGAAGATTAA